A single window of Brevundimonas vitisensis DNA harbors:
- a CDS encoding NAD(P)H-dependent flavin oxidoreductase, whose amino-acid sequence MAIPASLQKGLKLPAIAAPMFLVSGPDLVVETCNAGVIGTFPSLNQRTTEGYREWLQEIKSRLNPDAAAFGVNHIVHPTNPRLMADMMVSVEEKVPLIITSLGAVRDVVDAVHGYGGVVFHDIANVRHARKAAEAGVDGLILVANGAGGHAGVVHPFALIEEVRTFFSGTLILSGCISTGRDIAATRMLGADFAYLGTRFISTDESMAQQGYKEMIVEAGASDITYTPAVSGIPANFLTPSLIANGIDPKSLPDHKLDMADEAKAWKTVWSAGQGAGGVHDILPTAQLVARLKSEYRQAADDFAKADTFV is encoded by the coding sequence ATGGCCATTCCGGCTTCGCTGCAAAAAGGTCTGAAACTGCCGGCGATCGCCGCGCCCATGTTTCTGGTGTCCGGCCCTGACCTGGTGGTCGAGACCTGCAATGCCGGGGTGATCGGCACGTTTCCGTCGCTGAACCAGCGCACGACCGAGGGCTATCGGGAGTGGCTGCAGGAGATCAAGTCGCGGCTGAACCCCGATGCGGCCGCGTTCGGCGTCAACCACATCGTTCACCCGACCAATCCCCGCCTGATGGCCGACATGATGGTGTCGGTCGAGGAGAAGGTGCCCCTCATCATCACCTCGCTCGGGGCCGTGCGGGACGTGGTCGATGCGGTGCATGGCTATGGCGGGGTGGTCTTCCACGACATCGCCAATGTGCGCCACGCCCGAAAGGCGGCCGAGGCCGGCGTCGACGGGCTGATCCTGGTGGCAAACGGCGCGGGCGGCCATGCGGGCGTCGTCCATCCCTTTGCCCTGATCGAGGAGGTCCGGACCTTCTTCAGCGGCACCCTGATCCTGTCGGGCTGTATCTCGACCGGGCGCGACATCGCCGCCACGCGCATGCTGGGAGCGGACTTCGCCTATCTGGGCACACGCTTTATCTCGACGGACGAATCGATGGCCCAGCAGGGCTACAAGGAAATGATCGTCGAGGCCGGCGCCTCGGACATCACCTATACGCCCGCCGTATCGGGCATCCCGGCCAACTTCCTGACGCCCTCACTGATCGCTAACGGCATCGATCCCAAATCCCTGCCGGACCACAAGCTGGACATGGCGGACGAGGCCAAGGCCTGGAAAACCGTCTGGTCGGCGGGCCAGGGTGCGGGCGGCGTGCATGATATTCTGCCGACGGCCCAGCTGGTCGCACGGCTGAAGTCCGAATACCGTCAGGCCGCTGACGATTTTGCCAAAGCTGACACCTTCGTCTAG